A single region of the Blattabacterium cuenoti genome encodes:
- a CDS encoding N-acetylornithine carbamoyltransferase, with translation MKKFFSVEDVISVYDIIKEAIFLKKNPYEFQHIGKNKTIGLVFFNPSLRTRISCQKAAFNLGCNTWILDIHKDSWKIEMNDGSVMKMTQEHIKEAISVMSIYCDILAVRTFPNLFDKNYDYKEVIFNKILKYSRVPVVNMESATLHPLQSLADVMTIAEYTSLFRKRCKVVLSWAPHINPLPHSVANSFSQWISKIDKIDFTITCPERYDLHKKFSNGIYTTYNQNEAFINADFIYAKNWSSYLDYGKIFCTNYDWMITENKMKLTNKAKFMHCLPVRRNVVVEDAVLDSKYSIVLQQAENRIYASQIIFLKIIQSLL, from the coding sequence ATGAAAAAATTTTTTAGCGTTGAAGATGTAATTAGCGTATATGATATTATTAAAGAAGCTATTTTTTTAAAAAAAAATCCATATGAATTTCAACATATTGGAAAAAATAAAACAATAGGATTGGTTTTTTTTAATCCTAGTTTACGTACAAGAATTAGTTGTCAAAAAGCAGCTTTTAACTTAGGATGTAATACTTGGATATTAGACATTCATAAGGATTCTTGGAAAATTGAAATGAATGATGGAAGTGTGATGAAAATGACACAAGAACATATTAAAGAAGCTATTTCTGTAATGAGTATATATTGTGATATTCTTGCAGTAAGAACTTTTCCGAATCTTTTCGATAAAAATTATGATTATAAAGAAGTTATTTTTAATAAAATATTAAAATATTCTAGAGTACCAGTAGTAAATATGGAAAGTGCTACTTTGCATCCTTTGCAGTCTTTAGCAGATGTAATGACTATTGCAGAATATACATCTTTGTTTAGAAAACGATGTAAAGTAGTATTAAGTTGGGCTCCTCATATAAATCCATTGCCTCATTCTGTAGCAAATTCTTTTTCTCAATGGATATCCAAAATAGATAAAATAGATTTCACTATAACGTGTCCAGAAAGATACGATCTTCATAAAAAATTTTCTAATGGAATTTATACTACATATAACCAAAATGAAGCATTTATAAATGCAGATTTTATTTATGCTAAAAATTGGAGTAGTTATTTAGATTATGGAAAAATATTTTGTACCAATTATGATTGGATGATTACTGAAAATAAAATGAAACTAACCAATAAGGCTAAATTTATGCACTGTTTACCTGTCAGAAGAAATGTTGTAGTGGAAGATGCGGTTTTAGACAGTAAATATTCCATTGTATTGCAACAAGCAGAAAATAGAATTTACGCTTCGCAAATAATTTTTTTAAAAATTATACAATCTTTATTATGA